AGGCCTTCGCGGGCAACGAGCCGTTGTTACTGCCGTTCACACAGATCCCGCTGTTCACGCCGCCGAGACTGTTGAACACGCCGGGATCGATGATCCTTCCCTTCAGCGCACTGTTCATGCCGCTGTCGATCTTCATCCTCACGACCTTCTACGGACAGATTCCCGACGGGTTAGAGGACGCAGCACGCGTCGAAGGAACGACACGGCTCGGCGCGCTGTTCCGGGTCATCATGCCGCTGTCGGCGCCAGGTGTGGCGACGGCCTCCGTGCTAACCTTTATCGCGGTGTACAACGAGTATTTCTTCAGTTCGATCATGGCTACCTCGCCCGAGGCGGCGAAGTGGTCACCGATCGTCGGCGGGATACTCAGCTACCAGACCCAGTACACCACCCAGTACAACCTCATGGCGGCTGCGAGTATCGTCGGGGTCCTCCCCGTCGTCATCCTCGTCGTCGTCGCACAGGAACGCATCGTCAGCGGACTGACCTCAGGAGCACTCAAGGAGTAACACAATGGCACGAGTCAAACTCGAACACGTCACGAAACGCTACGACGATCAAGGTGAAGTAGTCACCGCGGTCGACGACATGAACCTCGACATCGACCACGGCGAGTTCATCTGTTTCGTCGGTCCGTCCGGCTGTGGGAAATCGACGACCATGGAGACGATCGCCGGGCTGACAATCCCCTCCGAGGGGCAGATATTCATCGGCGACCGGGAGGTGACGAACCTCCCGCCGAAAGACCGGGGCATCGCGATGGTGTTCCAGAACATCGCGCTGTTCCCCCACATGGACGTCTACGACAACATCAGCTTCGGCCTCCGACTCCGAGACTACCCACAGGACGAGATCGATCGCCGCGTCGAGCGAGCGGCCGACATCGTCCAACTCGAGGGGATGCTCGGGCGGATGCCCGAAGAGATGTCCGGCGGGCAGCGCCAGCGCGTCGCGATCGCCCGGGCGATCGTCCGCGAACCGGACGTGTTCCTGATGGACGAACCGCTGGCGAACCTCGACGCGAAACTGAAAGTCCACATGCGGACGGAACTCCAGCGCCTCCACAAGGAACTGGACACCACGATCATCTACGTCACCCACGACCAGGAAGAGGCGATGACCCTCTCGGACCGAATCGCCGTCCTCAACGCGGGGAGTCTCCAGCAGATCGCACCGCCGCTGACCTGCTACAACGAGCCCGACAACCTCTTCGTCGCCGGGTTCATCGGCTCGCCGTCGATGAACTTCGTCTCGGCGACGGTCTCGGAGAACGCGCTGGAGACGCCGAACTTTACCTTAGAGTTCGATCCGACGACCGTCGAGGGCGTCGGTGTCGGTGACGATCTGACGATCGGCATCCGACCGGAGGACATCTATCCGTCACAGGAACGAAGCGAGGTTCCCGACCCGTCGATGCCGATCCCGACACGGACGGACATCCTGGAACCGATGGGCGACGAGATCTTCGCCTACTTGCTGCTGGGCGAAGGGGAGACCTCGATGGATCAAGAGCGGACGACCGACGACCAACTGCTGATGAGCATCGACCCCGATTCGGCGATCGCCGAGGACGAAGACGTCGAGGTCGTCATCGACAGGCGGAACGTCCACCTGTTCGACTCCGCCTCGGGTGACGCGATCGTCCACAAGCTCGAACCGATCGGAGCCGGCGGCGCGACAGCCGGCAGCGAAGCGGAATCCGACGACTAACACACAATGCCTGGTACCCTCTGGTGGAGCCTGATGCTGGTCCTGTTTTTCTTCTGGGCGTACGGCTTCGTGTCGTTCGTTCTGGATCTGAAGAACACGATCATCCCGGGCGTCATCCAATACAGACGTGGCCGCCGCCGCCAGAAGGCACAGCAGCAACGCGACGAGGAACGAGAGGAAAAGGAACGACAGCTGTACTGACCCGGTAGCGCTTTCCCAACCCAGTGTACATACCCACCGTCCAGACATGAGTGACCCGTCTTCAGTTCGACTCGGAATCGTCGGTCTCGGCAACATCGCGAATATCCACTGTGACGCGCTCGAAGCGAGTGGCCTCGAAGAGACGCTCGTCGCCGGCGTCGATATCGATGCGGACGCCCGAGCCGCGTTCGCCGACACGTACGGCGTAGACGTCTACGAGAACCACGAAGAGATGTTCGCGGAGATCGACGCCGTCCTCGTGACGACACCGAACCGGTTTCACGAGGAATACGTCGTCGACGCGCTCGCCGCCGGACTCGACGTACTCGTCGAGAAACCACTGGCCCACACCTTGGAGAGTGCAACCCGTATCGCGGAGGCCGCCGAGGACGCCGAGGGGTTCTGTATGGTCGGGTTCCACAAACGGTTTGCGGAACCGGTCGAGGTACTCGACGGCTACCGTCGGCGGGGCGAACTCGGCGACGTGAACCACGTGGAAGCGGACTACATCCGCCGTCGGGGGATCCCCGCCCGAGGCTCGTGGTTCACCCAGAAGTCGGTGTCGGGCGGTGGCTCGCTCATCGATATCGGTGTCCACGCACTCGATCTCTCGCTCTATCTGTCGGGGTATCCGGAAGTCACAGAGGTTTCCGGGGTCACGCGGGCGAACTTCGGCACCGACGACGACTACTCCTACGTCAAGATGTGGGGCGAAGACCAGGGAGCGAGTGGCTTCGACGTCGATGACTCCGTTAGCGCACTCGCCCGCTGTGCGGACGGCACAACGATCTCGCTGGAGGTCGCCTGGGCGAGCAATCGATCGAACAGCCAGCAGTACTACGTTCGTGGCGACGAGGCAGGTGCCGGCCTCGATCTGGCGTCGGGTGAGCTGACCCTCTACGAGAGCAGCAGCCAGGGGGGAGACCACCACAGGACCACGGAGATCGAGACACGAGAGGGCGGGGCACACGTCGCCGAGACGACCCGGTTCGTCGAGGCCGTCGCGGAGGGGCAAGCGCCCGAGCGAAACACCGTCGAAGAGGCCCTCACTGTCCAGAAGGTCATCGACGGGATCTACCGCTCCAGCGAGGCCGGCGAGGCCGTTCGGATCGAATAACAAACGCTGAAGAAAGACTTAATCCCTCATGCTCTCACAATCCGGTGTATTATGAAGGCAATCGGTGTTCGGCGGGACGGGGACCACCCCGTACTGCTCGAGAAGGAACGGCCAACACCAGAGAAGGGTGAGGCGCTCGTCCGGACGCTACGGGTCGGTGTCGACGGAACAGATCACGAAGTCATCGGTGGCGCTCACGGTGGGTATCCGGATGGGGAGGACCACATGGTGCTGGGCCACGAGGCGGTCGGCGTCATCGAAAAGCCAAACGGAACGGGATTCGACGAAGGACAGGTCGTCGTCCCGACGGTGCGCCGAAAGCCGAACGGTGAGACCAACGAGTACTTCCGGCGTGGGGAACCGGATATGGCACCCGAAGGCGAGTACTTCGAACGCGGAATCGTCGGCGAACACGGATACATGGCCGAGTATTTCACGTCACCCGCGGACTTTCTCGTTCCGGTCCCCGCGGAGTTGGCCGAGTACGGCCTGTTCGTCGAACCGGTCTCGATCACCGAGAAGGCCAACGAACACGCGTTCTCGACGCGGGAACCGTTCGAGTGGCGACCGGAGTCGGCGTGTGTCCTCGGCAACGGGTCGCTGGGACTGCTCACGCTCTGGATGCTCCAACAGAAGTTCGACCGAACCTACTGTGTCGGCCGCCGTGATCGCCCGGACCCGACGATCGAGATCATCGACGAACTCGGTTCGACCTACATCGATTCCCGGGAGACAGCTGTCGACGAGATTCCGGAGGCCCACGAGTCGGTCGACTACGTCTACGAGGCGACCGGGTTCGCCCCCCACTCCGTCCAGACCGTGCAGGCACTCGCGCCGAACGGGGTCGGTGCCCTGCTCGGTATCCCCGAACCGTGGGACTTCGAGATCGACGGCGGGTCGCTTCACAACGAGATCGTCCTGCACAACAAGTGTCTCATCGGGACCGTCAACTCACACATCACCCACTTCGAGGACGCCGTGGAGACGCTCTCCGCGGCACCGAACTGGTTGCTCGACGACCTGATAACGACGGTCGCGGAGCCGACCGATGTCGCACCCGCCTTCGAGAACGACGACGACCAGATCAAGGCGGTCGTCGAATTCGACTCGTTGTGAACGCGCGCGAGCAGAATACCCCTTCCAGGCGAATAATCCCCTACTCAGGCAGATAATTCAGTGCTTTTCAGATCGGAATTAGAAGTTCGAGCCGATTCCGGGACACGGCGAAAAAGGATTATTTCAACATCGAATACCAATTAAAACCGCAAGACTGCAGCGGTATCTGGCGGTCATTTCTGTAAGTCAAACGGCTGTTGTTGTCATACAGAAGTATTAAGTGGAATTCCTCAATATGAAATCGTGAGGTATTGGTGCAACCATGACTGACGACAACTCTGACAAACGGATTTCGAGACGGAACGCGCTGCGCATCGCGGGTGCTGCTGGCGCTGCATCACTGGCTGGCTGTGGTGGTGACGGTGGCTCCGGTGGGGACGGTGGCTCCGGTGACGGCAACTCAGGAGATGGGAGCTCCGGTGACGGTGGCTCCGGGGATGGCAGCTCCGGCGACGGTGGAGACGAGCAGACACAGACAAACGCGCTGGAAGTCGCTCACTGGTGGGGAGAGGGCGACGGTCTGGAGGCCATCCAATCGGTGATGGACGCCTTCACAGAGAAGTATCCGTACGTCGACTTCGACGACAACCTCATCGCCGGCGGTGCCGGGCAGAACCTCCAGTCGAACATCCGGACCCGGATCCAGAACGGCAACCACCCGAGTACCTGGCAGAACTGGCCCGGTGCGGCACTGACGCCGTATACCGATGCCAACCTGCTCGAAGATATCGAGGAGTCCGTCTGGAACGAGAACAACATGAAGGATGGGTACCTCGCGGGTCCCCAGGCCGCGGCGCAGCCGGCCGGAAACTACGTGACGGTGCCGTTGAACATCCACCGGATCAACAACCTGTTCTACAACGTCAGCGTCATCGAGGATGCTGGTGTCGATCCGTCCAGCCTGAGTTCACCGTCGGACGTTACCGACGCGCTCCAGGCGGTTTCGGAAGCAGGCTACACGGGGATGGCCCACCAAACCAACGCGCCATGGTCGACCATCCAGCTGTTCGCGACGGTGTACCTCGGTGTCACCGACGCCGAGACCTACGCCCAGACCTTCGAGGAGGGCCAGATCGAGGCCAACCGCGACTCGCTCGCGGAGGCACTCGACATCGTTCGGGACTACAGCGAATTCTACCCCAGCGACGCCGGTTCGATCTCCTGGACCGAAGGGAACTCCGAGATCATCAACGGCAACGCCGGCTTTATCCACCAGGGTGACTGGGCGGCAGGGACCTACGTCACGACTGACGGGTTCAACTACGGCGAGGACTGGGACTACATCCCGTACCCCGGGACGGAGGGCTACTACTCGCTGAACATGGACTCGTTCCCGTACCCGGTCGACAACCCGTCACCGGAAGCGACGACGCTGTGGTGCCGGTTCGTCGGCACGACCGAGGCACAGGAGATCTTCTGCCCCGGCAAGGGTGCGATCCCGCCCCGTGGCGACGCCTCGACCGAGCCGTTCAACGACTTCTCGGCCGACCAGATCGAGGACTTCCAGAACAGCGACGCACAGCCCCGGTCGCTGGCACACGGTCTGGCGGCACCGCCCGAAGTCGCCTCCGGCGCGAGTTCGGCCGTCTCCTCGTTCATCAGTGGTGCCTCGAACGAAGAGGTCATCAACCAGATGGTCAACGCCTGGAGCTAACGGCGGCACCTCGTTCACCGGACTTTTTATCGCTCGATCGGAGAGCGGTAGCATTATACGGTGTCCAGAGAGCCTTGTAGACGAACGCGCTCGGGACGGTCCCGAAATATCAAATACGCGGTACGGTAACTGGGGAGGTAAGCGATGGCACGCTTGACACTCGATAAGGTAACGAAAGTATTCGACGACGACGGCGAGCGGATCGTCGCTGTCGACGACGTCTCAGTAGAGATCGGCGACGGCGAGTTTCTGGTACTGGTCGGCCCGTCCGGCTGTGGGAAATCCACGACACTCCGGATGATCGCGGGCCTGGAAGACATCTCGGACGGCGAAATTCGGCTGGGTGAGACGGTCCTCAACGACATCCCGGCGACCGACCGAGATATCGCGATGGTGTTCCAGTCCTACGCGCTGTACCCACACATGAGCGTCAAGGAGAACATGGCGTTCGGACTGGAAGAGGCGACGGACATGCCCGACGACGAGATCAGCCGCCGGGTCGAGGAGACCGCGGAGCTACTGGGGATCGGCGATCTCATCAACCGCCAACCCTCGGAACTCTCCGGTGGGCAACAGCAGCGAGTCGCACTGGGTCGGGCGATCGTACGCGAACCCGAAGTGTTCCTGATGGACGAGCCGCTGGCGAACCTCGATGCGAAGCTCCGGGCGGAGATGCGGACCGAGCTCCAGCAGATCCAGAACAACCTCGGGACGACGACGGTGTACGTCACTCACGACCAGGTCGAAGCGATGACGATGTCCGATCGGATCGCCATCCTCGACGAGGGTGTCCTCCAGCAGTGTGGCACCCCCCTGGAGTGTTACCACCAGCCGAACAACCTCTTTGTCGCCGGGTTCATCGGCGAGCCGTCGATGAACTTCTTCGACATCGAGCGCCACGGCTCGATCCTGGTCGCCGACGACTTCGAGTACCCGCTCTCGGACACGACTGTCTCGAAACTGGGCAACACCACGGACCTGACACTGGGTATCCGGCCGGAGGACGTCGTGCTCAAATCCAGCGTTGAGTCCGACACCGACTACCACGCGATCGTTGACGTCGTCGAACCGAAAGGCGACGAGAACGTCGTCCACCTCGTCTTCGAGGGCAACGACCCCGAAAACGGGACGTTCAAGGCAGTCATCGACGGGATGAAAAGCGTCACCGCGGGTCAACGGATCGTCGTCGGGTTCCCGGAAGACGCGATCCACGTCTTCGAGGCGTCCAGCGGCAAAGCGCTTCGGAACCGTGAACTCGACGCCGCGGAGTCGCCCCGGATTCAGTAGCAGGTGAGAACTTCTTTGTAGCTTTCCGGTGAACCCTGGGATATGCCCGACGACAGTCTCGAAGCTGCGCTCGAACGTGTTATCACACGGTTCGATCTGGGCGAATACGAGATGGCCGCTTACATCTGTGTTCTCGAACACGGCGAGCTCACAGCTTCCGAGATCGCCGAACACACCGATATCCCACAGCCACGGGTGTACGATACCGCTCGAAGTCTGAGCGCTGTCGGCCTCGTCGAACTGGAGGAGTCACGTCCGATGAAGGTCCGTGCGATCGACCCCCGTGAGGCGTTCGGTGATATCCAGGAGTCGCTCGATACGCTCGTCGACGACCTCGCGGATCGGTACACGGCACCGGCACGCGAACCGGAGGCAGTCTCGCTCGTGAAATCCCGCCCGACCATTCTCCGGTACCTGGAAGACATCATCGACGCGGCCGAGTACGAACTCCTGTTGTCGCTGACGCCGTCGCTCCTCGGTCGCTTCGAGGAGCGACTGGCCGCCAAACGCGACTCCGGTATCGCGACGGAAATCCTCATCTCGCCGGCGGATCAGGTCCCGGACCCGGACGAGTTCGATTACACGTCGGTCGCGACGACCGCCATGGGGCGTCGCGGTGTCACGACGCCGGTCGTCGCGGTCGCCGACGGAAACTACTCGATGTATGCGACACGGGAGAGCATCAGCGGGAACACGGACCGCTACGGCGTCGTTTTCAACCGCTCGGAACTGGGCTTTCTGGTCTCCGGCTTCCTCAACACCGTGCTGTGGACGACCGGTGAGGTCATCGCGACCGACGACAGCGACATCCCGTTCCCGCGGCGGTATGGAACCATCCGTCGTGCGATCTCCGACGTGACCTCGATCGAAGGCGAGTTCTACGCGACGATCGAGGGACGGGACGTCGAGACGGGGGACCACTGGGTTATCAGCGGCCGCGTCACCGAAGCGTCGTTCGGCTCAAACAGGGAAATCGCGACGATGGTCGTCGAGACGGCGGACGGCCCGGTCGACGTTGGTGGACAGGTAGCCGCCTACGAGGACATCGAGGCCTACGAGATCCGTATCGGCCGTGACGAACCACCCGGAAAGTAACACACCGGCTATCGGGCTTGAAACGGACGTGGGGGTGGGAGGCCCACGACGAGGCTCGAAGCGAGCCTCGGTCAGAGGCATCGTGTGGGGATGTCAGGCTGTCTGGGACCACACCGACAGCGGTCGCATACGACAGCAGGGACCCGGCGTGGCTCCTGACAGCAATCGTGGCTGCACAGCGATAGGTGAAAAACCCCACAGTATCTCAGCGGGGAACAGTCGGTCCAGCACGAGGGATTCCGACCTGAGTGGAAAGTGATATGTACTGTCGGATCGACGGGAACGACGACGTGGCCATGTCCGGACAGCGGCCGATACGGTACGTCTGTACGTCGTCGGTTCGTGAGGATCTCGTCTGTGAACTGGGTGAGATGTCGAGGACGACAGGCGAGTTGCTCGACGCGCTCGATGCCAGCGAGTCCGCGGTGTACGACGCGCTGTCGAACCTGGAGAAGAAGGGGCTCGTCGACTCCCACCGGGACGGCTGGAGCCTGACGGGTGGCGGCCAACTCGTCGCGGACGCGCTCGGTCGGATACGTGACACCGAGTCGCTGCTGGCAGACGACGAGGACTACTGGAACGACCACGATACGAGGGTACTCCCGCAGGTGTACCGCTGTCGGCTGCCGGAGTTGGGCGACTACGAGATCCTGCGGGCTCGCGAGTCGGACCTCAACAGACAGGTCAGACATATCGCCAGCCGGATCGACGCCGTCGAGGCCTGCGATATCGTCTCGCCAGTCTACCACGAAGCCTACGGCGATGCGATGCCGGACCACGAGGACGCACGACTCGTCTTGAGTACGGACCTCGTCGAGGGACCCAGTCCCGAACGACATCCCCACTCGTCATGGGAGTCGACTGCTGTCCGTATCGCCGACGTACCGTTCGCACTGGGGGTCTCCGACGAGTGGACGATCCTCACACTGCCCGAACGGAACGGACAGTGGGCGCGAGCGACGCTCGTCTCGGAGGACGACTCGGCGATCCAGTGGGGACGGGGCCTCTTCGAGACGGTGTGGGCCGACGCCACCTCGCCGGAACAAAGTCACTTCGTTGACTAGAATTTCGGCGAACCTAAACATTCAAGGCTGCATAGTCCACACAGTCACTCAATGAGTCAACAGCGCCATCGGACAGCGCCAGCGGAGTACACGTTCGACGATCTGGCAGTCGTAATGGGGACGTACAACGAGGCCGACGCGATCGGGACGGTCCTCTCGGACATCGAGAGCGTAACCGACGGGAAGGCGGACGTAGTCTGTGTCGACGGCTCCAGCGACCGAACCCCGGAGATCGCACGGGACCACGGTGCGACGGTCATCGAACAGGAGCCACAGGGATACGGTGTCGCGGTCCGCGAGGCCGTCCTGACGCCGGATCGACCCGTCGTCGTCACGACCGACTGTGACGACACCTACCCGATGGAGCGACTTCCCGAGTTCCTGGACGAGATCAACGACGGGGCCGACGTGGTCAGCGGCGATCGGCTCTATCACGGTGCCGAGGAGATGCCG
Above is a window of Haloarcula halophila DNA encoding:
- a CDS encoding ABC transporter ATP-binding protein, producing MARVKLEHVTKRYDDQGEVVTAVDDMNLDIDHGEFICFVGPSGCGKSTTMETIAGLTIPSEGQIFIGDREVTNLPPKDRGIAMVFQNIALFPHMDVYDNISFGLRLRDYPQDEIDRRVERAADIVQLEGMLGRMPEEMSGGQRQRVAIARAIVREPDVFLMDEPLANLDAKLKVHMRTELQRLHKELDTTIIYVTHDQEEAMTLSDRIAVLNAGSLQQIAPPLTCYNEPDNLFVAGFIGSPSMNFVSATVSENALETPNFTLEFDPTTVEGVGVGDDLTIGIRPEDIYPSQERSEVPDPSMPIPTRTDILEPMGDEIFAYLLLGEGETSMDQERTTDDQLLMSIDPDSAIAEDEDVEVVIDRRNVHLFDSASGDAIVHKLEPIGAGGATAGSEAESDD
- a CDS encoding dolichyl-phosphate hexose transferase, which produces MSQQRHRTAPAEYTFDDLAVVMGTYNEADAIGTVLSDIESVTDGKADVVCVDGSSDRTPEIARDHGATVIEQEPQGYGVAVREAVLTPDRPVVVTTDCDDTYPMERLPEFLDEINDGADVVSGDRLYHGAEEMPAMNRLGNELFALAGSVLMGKRAHDMTTGMRAYRREIVQKIRWTENTGLSAELLMRPLMRGYDVREIPIEYDERKGETKLDPFSGGAEIAGSIVRVAVEERLR
- a CDS encoding glucose 1-dehydrogenase; translation: MKAIGVRRDGDHPVLLEKERPTPEKGEALVRTLRVGVDGTDHEVIGGAHGGYPDGEDHMVLGHEAVGVIEKPNGTGFDEGQVVVPTVRRKPNGETNEYFRRGEPDMAPEGEYFERGIVGEHGYMAEYFTSPADFLVPVPAELAEYGLFVEPVSITEKANEHAFSTREPFEWRPESACVLGNGSLGLLTLWMLQQKFDRTYCVGRRDRPDPTIEIIDELGSTYIDSRETAVDEIPEAHESVDYVYEATGFAPHSVQTVQALAPNGVGALLGIPEPWDFEIDGGSLHNEIVLHNKCLIGTVNSHITHFEDAVETLSAAPNWLLDDLITTVAEPTDVAPAFENDDDQIKAVVEFDSL
- a CDS encoding Gfo/Idh/MocA family protein codes for the protein MSDPSSVRLGIVGLGNIANIHCDALEASGLEETLVAGVDIDADARAAFADTYGVDVYENHEEMFAEIDAVLVTTPNRFHEEYVVDALAAGLDVLVEKPLAHTLESATRIAEAAEDAEGFCMVGFHKRFAEPVEVLDGYRRRGELGDVNHVEADYIRRRGIPARGSWFTQKSVSGGGSLIDIGVHALDLSLYLSGYPEVTEVSGVTRANFGTDDDYSYVKMWGEDQGASGFDVDDSVSALARCADGTTISLEVAWASNRSNSQQYYVRGDEAGAGLDLASGELTLYESSSQGGDHHRTTEIETREGGAHVAETTRFVEAVAEGQAPERNTVEEALTVQKVIDGIYRSSEAGEAVRIE
- a CDS encoding carbohydrate ABC transporter permease, whose amino-acid sequence is MATTTGNTDASDEGGISGWAKRVIANPEGLYRSLFYAAMVFFLVTTLFPFYWLAVLAVTPEGNLLAGSFLPQLGGFTIPLPTPKGFNPEAFITVFEQVPFHLYMLNSFALAVTTTIIVLIVASLAGYVFGRLRFPGRALLMLGILAISYFPPAAFVIPLFKAFAGNEPLLLPFTQIPLFTPPRLLNTPGSMILPFSALFMPLSIFILTTFYGQIPDGLEDAARVEGTTRLGALFRVIMPLSAPGVATASVLTFIAVYNEYFFSSIMATSPEAAKWSPIVGGILSYQTQYTTQYNLMAAASIVGVLPVVILVVVAQERIVSGLTSGALKE
- a CDS encoding helix-turn-helix transcriptional regulator is translated as MYCRIDGNDDVAMSGQRPIRYVCTSSVREDLVCELGEMSRTTGELLDALDASESAVYDALSNLEKKGLVDSHRDGWSLTGGGQLVADALGRIRDTESLLADDEDYWNDHDTRVLPQVYRCRLPELGDYEILRARESDLNRQVRHIASRIDAVEACDIVSPVYHEAYGDAMPDHEDARLVLSTDLVEGPSPERHPHSSWESTAVRIADVPFALGVSDEWTILTLPERNGQWARATLVSEDDSAIQWGRGLFETVWADATSPEQSHFVD
- the trmB gene encoding HTH-type sugar sensing transcriptional regulator TrmB; translated protein: MPDDSLEAALERVITRFDLGEYEMAAYICVLEHGELTASEIAEHTDIPQPRVYDTARSLSAVGLVELEESRPMKVRAIDPREAFGDIQESLDTLVDDLADRYTAPAREPEAVSLVKSRPTILRYLEDIIDAAEYELLLSLTPSLLGRFEERLAAKRDSGIATEILISPADQVPDPDEFDYTSVATTAMGRRGVTTPVVAVADGNYSMYATRESISGNTDRYGVVFNRSELGFLVSGFLNTVLWTTGEVIATDDSDIPFPRRYGTIRRAISDVTSIEGEFYATIEGRDVETGDHWVISGRVTEASFGSNREIATMVVETADGPVDVGGQVAAYEDIEAYEIRIGRDEPPGK
- a CDS encoding ABC transporter substrate-binding protein is translated as MTDDNSDKRISRRNALRIAGAAGAASLAGCGGDGGSGGDGGSGDGNSGDGSSGDGGSGDGSSGDGGDEQTQTNALEVAHWWGEGDGLEAIQSVMDAFTEKYPYVDFDDNLIAGGAGQNLQSNIRTRIQNGNHPSTWQNWPGAALTPYTDANLLEDIEESVWNENNMKDGYLAGPQAAAQPAGNYVTVPLNIHRINNLFYNVSVIEDAGVDPSSLSSPSDVTDALQAVSEAGYTGMAHQTNAPWSTIQLFATVYLGVTDAETYAQTFEEGQIEANRDSLAEALDIVRDYSEFYPSDAGSISWTEGNSEIINGNAGFIHQGDWAAGTYVTTDGFNYGEDWDYIPYPGTEGYYSLNMDSFPYPVDNPSPEATTLWCRFVGTTEAQEIFCPGKGAIPPRGDASTEPFNDFSADQIEDFQNSDAQPRSLAHGLAAPPEVASGASSAVSSFISGASNEEVINQMVNAWS
- a CDS encoding ABC transporter ATP-binding protein; amino-acid sequence: MARLTLDKVTKVFDDDGERIVAVDDVSVEIGDGEFLVLVGPSGCGKSTTLRMIAGLEDISDGEIRLGETVLNDIPATDRDIAMVFQSYALYPHMSVKENMAFGLEEATDMPDDEISRRVEETAELLGIGDLINRQPSELSGGQQQRVALGRAIVREPEVFLMDEPLANLDAKLRAEMRTELQQIQNNLGTTTVYVTHDQVEAMTMSDRIAILDEGVLQQCGTPLECYHQPNNLFVAGFIGEPSMNFFDIERHGSILVADDFEYPLSDTTVSKLGNTTDLTLGIRPEDVVLKSSVESDTDYHAIVDVVEPKGDENVVHLVFEGNDPENGTFKAVIDGMKSVTAGQRIVVGFPEDAIHVFEASSGKALRNRELDAAESPRIQ